A portion of the Saccharomyces paradoxus chromosome XV, complete sequence genome contains these proteins:
- the PSK2 gene encoding serine/threonine protein kinase PSK2 (PAS-domain containing serine/threonine protein kinase~similar to YOL045W) — translation MTCPVSAAAPADISYSKNTPLVGLSKPPCFYQHASSSVDSFSSTFSDDDRSDLVAVPNESPHAFSYNPISPNSLGVRLTILRRSLEIMVNSPDILHELKKKAPVIAYPPSIRHTRNLTETATLSASGYPQSKGSPILPSVPNTPSPANRPVIQRATSLMVLPDNDAASKLNPAKSELENLLFLLNLALENNSFERASDLHMLSLLNIKKLNFDSGIQKSETLKKVLLDSLAEPFFENYKKFPHKELGIQSQYNQYEEKRDDIVSLADIKPQQDYSRILHPFTSAKNSGPEAIFTCSQQYPWNFKAANDLACLTFGISKNVIKALTLLDLIHTDSRKFVLEKIMNAEDDNQEIVFTGETIPIVQPNSTNDNKLPNLIWASLWAKRKNGLLVCVFEKTPCDYIDVMLNLTDFSVDSIIDTTHFLENFDDKKQQQESTSPGTVKKTVKFANEIHDIRSISHSLSKLIDEVRFGKVFSADDDLLPLPIRVANHVNEERYFTLNCLSENIPCAVTTSVLENEIKLKIHSLPYQAGLFVVDSHTLSLLSFNKSVAKNMFGLRLHELAGSSVTKVVPFLENMISYVNKTYPMLNITLPENKGLVLTEHFFRKIEAEMHHDKDSFYTSIGLDGCHKDGNLIKVDVQLRVLNTNVVLLWITHSRDVVIENYITVPSQLPMLKENEIDIVGSRGSSSASSKKSSEKIPVNTLKAMADLSISSAETISNSDDEVDLNQVNKKLRETSSGTVRGTESNENDNYDDDMTMVDDPELKHKIELTKMYTQDKSKFVKDDNFKVDEKLIMSIIEPINGEEIKKETNELDKKNSALKATYLTTPEVNIGSQKRIKKFSDFTVLQVMGEGAYGKVNLCIHKKEHYIVVIKMIFKERILVDTWVRDRKLGTIPSEIQIMATLNKNSQENILKLLDFFEDDDYYYIETPVHGETGSIDLFDVIEFKKDMVEHEAKLVFKQVVASIKHLHDQGIVHRDIKDENVIVDSHGFVKLIDFGSAAYIKSGPFDVFVGTMDYAAPEVLGGSSYKGKPQDIWALGVLLYTIIYKENPYYNIDEILEGELRFDKSENVSEECIGLIRRILTREVDKRPTIDEIYGDKWLKI, via the coding sequence ATGACATGCCCGGTTAGTGCAGCCGCTCCTGCCGACATTTCATATTCTAAAAATACCCCATTGGTAGGCTTGTCGAAACCTCCATGCTTCTACCAACACGCTTCTTCCTCTGTCGATTCGTTTTCGTCGACATTCAGTGATGATGACCGTTCGGACCTCGTTGCTGTACCTAACGAATCGCCGCATGCATTTTCGTATAACCCAATATCACCAAACTCTCTGGGAGTAAGATTGACTATCTTAAGAAGGTCTTTGGAAATAATGGTTAATAGTCCCGACATTTTACAtgagttgaagaaaaaagcacCCGTAATAGCATACCCTCCCTCAATTAGACATACGAGAAACTTAACAGAGACTGCCACGCTATCAGCATCCGGATATCCCCAATCCAAAGGGTCCCCTATTCTACCATCAGTACCCAATACCCCATCTCCTGCTAATAGGCCCGTGATACAAAGAGCGACATCATTAATGGTACTCCCGGATAACGATGCTGCCAGTAAGCTGAATCCAGCCAAGTCTGAGTTAGAAAACCTGTTATTCCTGTTAAATTTGGCACTGGAGAATAATTCGTTCGAAAGAGCCTCTGATTTACACatgttatcattattaaatatcaagaaactaAACTTCGATTCAGGCATTCAAAAATCAgaaactttaaaaaaagttttactAGATAGTTTAGCAGaaccattttttgaaaactatAAGAAGTTCCCCCACAAAGAGTTAGGTATTCAATCACAATACAACCAATATGAGGAGAAACGCGACGATATAGTTTCCTTAGCAGACATCAAACCACAACAAGACTATAGCCGAATACTTCATCCTTTCACATCTGCGAAGAATTCTGGGCCGGAGGCCATTTTCACCTGCTCTCAACAATACCCCTGGAATTTTAAAGCTGCCAACGACTTGGCGTGTCTAACGTTCGGTATATCAAAGAATGTTATCAAGGCACTTACTTTATTAGACCTTATTCACACGGATAGCAGGAAATTTGTTCTAGAGAAAATTATGAATGCAGAAGATGATAACCAAGAAATTGTGTTTACCGGAGAAACAATACCTATTGTTCAGCCAAATTCGACAAACGATAATAAATTACCAAATTTGATTTGGGCTTCGCTATGGGCCAAGCGGAAAAATGGCCTACTGGTCTGtgtatttgaaaaaacacCTTGCGACTACATTGATGTCATGTTAAACCTGACAGATTTCTCAGTAGACAGCATTATTGATACAACACACTTTCTGGAAAACTTCGACGACAAAAAACAGCAGCAAGAGTCAACTTCACCAGGGAcagtaaagaaaacagtaaAATTTGCCAATGAAATTCATGATATCAGATCAATAAGTCACTCACTAAGTAAACTAATTGATGAAGTACgttttggaaaagttttttctgCAGACGATGATTTATTACCTTTGCCTATCAGGGTGGCAAATCACGTCAATGAGGAGAGGTATTTTACATTGAATTGTCTGTCAGAAAATATACCATGTGCAGTTACAACTTCCGTGTTGGAAAACGaaataaaattaaagaTTCATAGTTTACCCTATCAGGCTGGGTTATTTGTTGTTGACAGCCACACTTTAAGTCTTTTAAGCTTCAATAAATCTGTTGCTAAAAACATGTTTGGCCTGCGACTTCATGAATTGGCCGGTAGTTCGGTTACTAAGGTAGTGCCttttttagaaaatatgATATCTTATGTCAATAAAACTTATCCTATGTTAAACATCACACTACCAGAAAATAAAGGATTGGTCTTAACAGaacattttttcagaaaaattgaagctgaaatgcatCACGATAAGGACTCGTTTTATACTTCTATTGGTCTAGATGGCTGTCACAAAGACGGTAACTTGATAAAGGTAGATGTTCAATTACGGGTCTTGAATACGAATGTTGTATTATTATGGATTACACACTCAAGAGATGTGGTTATTGAAAACTATATCACAGTTCCTTCACAGCTACCGATGTTAAAGGAAAACGAAATTGATATAGTTGGCAGTAGAGGTAGTTCCAGTGCATCTTCCAAGAAGtcttcagaaaaaattCCTGTGAATACTCTGAAGGCGATGGCTGATCTATCGATTAGCTCCGCTGAAACAATTTCTAACTCCGATGATGAAGTAGACTTAAATCAAGTGAATAAAAAACTACGAGAAACTTCTAGTGGCACAGTGAGGGGTACCGAATCTAATGAAAACGATAATTATGACGATGACATGACAATGGTTGATGATCCAGAATTAAAGCATAAAATTGAACTAACGAAAATGTATACCCAGGataaatcaaaatttgtAAAGGACGACAATTTTAAAgtggatgaaaaattaataatgAGTATAATTGAACCGATAAATggagaagaaattaaaaaggaaacaaatgagctggataaaaaaaattccgCCTTGAAAGCTACGTACTTGACTACTCCAGAGGTAAATATAGGCTCACAGAAGCGcataaagaaattttctgattttaCCGTTTTGCAAGTGATGGGTGAAGGTGCATACGGTAAAGTCAATTTATGTATtcataaaaaagaacattaCATTGTGGTCATCAAAATGATTTTCAAGGAGAGAATTTTGGTAGATACTTGGGTGAGAGATAGAAAATTAGGTACCATACCATCTGAGATTCAAATCATGGCCactttgaacaaaaattcACAAGAGAATATCTTAAAGCTGTTAgacttttttgaagatgacgatTATTATTACATTGAAACACCGGTCCATGGAGAGACCGGTAGTATTGATTTATTTGACGTTATTGAATTCAAGAAGGATATGGTTGAACATGAAGCTAAGCTTGTATTTAAACAGGTTGTTGCTAGTATAAAGCACTTACATGACCAAGGGATTGTTCATAGAGACATAAAGGACGAAAATGTTATTGTCGATTCTCATGGTTTCGTGAAATTAATCGATTTCGGTTCGGCTGCCTACATCAAGAGTGGACCATTTGATGTTTTTGTCGGAACAATGGACTACGCTGCACCCGAAGTTCTTGGTGGTTCCTCATACAAAGGTAAACCGCAAGATATTTGGGCTCTTGGGGTTCTACTTTATACCATCATATACAAAGAGAATCCCTATTACAACATTGATGAAATCTTGGAAGGAGAATTGAGATTCGATAAGTCGGAAAATGTCAGTGAAGAATGCATCGGTTTGATCAGAAGGATCTTGACCAGAGAAGTCGATAAAAGACCTACTATTGATGAAATATACGGAGATAAGTGGCTTAAAATCTAG
- the PEX15 gene encoding Pex15p (Tail-anchored type II integral peroxisomal membrane protein~similar to YOL044W), translated as MAVSEIMSHLPVHSLDSSLRDLLSDDLFNDDDESTKSRNDQRSEVFQECLNLFIKREIKDCLEKMAEAGFIDLAVFKSNPMILDLFVSACAIVPSFIGLGLTLQGDILNIFTLDDPQCIEIREIILNDLNKLLVINKFFRCCIKVIQFNVIDQAEQEEKTLELESIISNFIFIYTTKMRTTMDVFGLQELIEIFIFQVKVKLQHKKPSPNLYWTLCKTLPNLSSTLKGLYLSKDVSIEGAILNSIDNKMQKDKTKSKGKQRGVKQKIHHFQEPLLHGGSEEQIKIEDPFNQHTSTDDKVHSTGTTPRKIKNDITVLAGSVWTTLRHHFTGNMLNKNGLLFAGLLLLLCVKKYKSLMAIFKHVPAAFHTVYPQITGLLKLLTSI; from the coding sequence ATGGCTGTAAGTGAGATAATGAGCCATCTGCCTGTGCATTCCCTTGATTCTTCTTTAAGGGATTTACTTAGCGATGACTTAtttaatgatgatgacgaatCGACCAAGTCGAGAAATGATCAGAGAAGTGAAGTATTTCAAGAATGTCTGAatctttttataaaaagagaaattaaAGATTGCCTAGAAAAAATGGCAGAAGCTGGATTCATCGATCTTGCTGTTTTCAAGTCAAACCCTATGATATTGGATTTGTTTGTCAGCGCCTGTGCTATTGTACCCAGCTTCATCGGGTTAGGTTTAACGCTGCAAGGcgatattttgaatatattcaCATTGGACGATCCTCAATGTATTGAGATACGAGAAATTATCCTCAACGATCTCAATAAACTTTTGGTcatcaataaattctttCGATGCTGCATCAAAGTTATTCAGTTCAACGTGATTGACCAGGcagaacaagaagaaaaaacccTGGAGCTTGAATCCATAATTAgtaatttcattttcatataCACGACCAAAATGAGGACAACCATGGATGTATTTGGTTTGCAAGAGTTAATTGAGATATTTATCTTTCAGGTGAAAGTAAAGTTACAACATAAAAAACCCTCTCCGAATTTGTATTGGACGCTTTGCAAGACATTACCAAATTTATCTTCAACTCTAAAGGGTCTTTACTTATCTAAAGATGTTTCCATAGAGGGTGCTATTCTGAACTCAATAGATAATAAAATGCAAAAAGATAAGACGAAATctaaaggaaaacaaaggGGCgtgaaacaaaaaattcacCATTTTCAAGAGCCCTTGTTGCACGGTGGTAGTGAAGAACAGATCAAGATCGAGGATCCATTCAATCAACACACCTCCACTGATGATAAAGTTCATAGTACTGGGACGACACCCCGTAAAATAAAGAACGACATTACTGTTCTAGCTGGTTCCGTTTGGACTACTCTAAGACATCATTTTACGGGAAATATGCTGAACAAGAATGGACTTTTGTTCGCAGGCCTGCTGTTATTACTATGtgtcaaaaaatataagtCATTGATGGCAATTTTCAAACACGTTCCAGCTGCCTTTCACACCGTATACCCCCAGATTACCGGATTGTTAAAACTTCTAACGAGtatatga
- the LDS2 gene encoding Lds2p (Protein Involved in spore wall assembly~similar to YOL047C) — protein MSTRPQPDWYYHRHPYAPTPLAEGEEPQLLPIQDQTNHRKSKIWMAYKAPIVQWYKNAMLIKDNFWKDLESSHQIIWYPYKGISESVGNSDYLHLFFLIFGYYLLNFLLIVAFTSILAWSLLVCIYLPFLGLFALPLAYVQTILISTTLCNSMVKGTDFVLFTRIYGVTFARKGLPELSKACETISFTSFVYRRSHRLGGLFSKRFYLVSLPQFFIFFFWYIFIAFMFLLLLLVPIVGPITINMLPFSPGMGFYYFEPYFVDVLHLDSRQLSEVYYKGFAKWLLYSISSGILDSIPILGGLFIGTNVVGASLWIVKEIKDQEQPAEPPSAPAEPEEPTVGSYAPPIQQSIAHINPP, from the exons ATGTCGACTAGACCGCAACCTGATTGGTACTATCATAGACATCCATATGCCCCCACGCCACTGGCAGAAGGGGAGGAGCCACAATTACTACCCATCCAGGACCAAACGAACCATAGAAAGTCAAAAATCTGGATGGCATACAAGGCTCCGATAGTCCAATGGTACAAGAATGCTATGCTTATCAAGGACAATTTCTGGAAAGACCTAGAGTCATCCCATCAGATTATCTGGTATCCGTATAAA GGAATCAGTGAATCCGTGGGAAACTCGGATTATTTGCATCTGTTCTTTCTAATATTTGGATACTACCTGCTGAATTTTCTGCTTATTGTTGCGTTTACGTCGATCCTTGCGTGGTCTTTGTTGGTGTGCATCTACCTGCCCTTTCTCGGACTCTTTGCGCTACCTCTGGCCTATGTGCAAACCATACTGATTTCCACAACCCTATGTAATTCTATGGTGAAGGGTACTgattttgttcttttcacGCGTATTTATGGGGTGACATTTGCAAGGAAGGGATTGCCAGAATTAAGTAAAGCCTGTGAGACAATAAGTTTTACGTCCTTTGTTTACAGAAGGTCACATCGATTGGGTGGCCTTTTTTCCAAACGGTTTTATCTCGTCTCTTTGCCGCagtttttcatctttttcttctggtaTATCTTCATAGCCTTtatgtttcttttattgttgCTTGTTCCAATAGTGGGTCCTATTACAATCAACATGCTACCATTTAGCCCCGGAATGGGATTTTATTACTTTGAGCCTTATTTTGTTGACGTACTACACTTGGATTCACGCCAACTTTCTGAAGTGTACTACAAAGGTTTTGCCAAGTGGCTCCTTTACTCAATATCAAGCGGTATATTAGACTCTATTCCCATTTTGGGAGGGTTGTTCATCGGCACAAACGTGGTGGGTGCTTCACTTTGGATAGTAAAGGAGATAAAAGACCAGGAGCAACCAGCTGAACCCCCTTCCGCCCCTGCAGAACCGGAAGAGCCCACTGTAGGATCCTATGCGCCTCCGATCCAACAATCAATAGCCCATATAAATCCGCCATGA
- the NTG2 gene encoding bifunctional N-glycosylase/AP lyase NTG2 (DNA N-glycosylase and apurinic/apyrimidinic (AP) lyase~similar to YOL043C), which yields MREISRPRKRKHIAVDVEEVEVRSKYFKKDDKTVDLSKENKINKDVQNYDEVNINWIKTLKPIEYFGWIESKTCDDPRTWGRPITKEEMINDSGAEIPESFLPIYNRVRLMRSKVNTPVDAMGCSMIPVLVSNKCGIPREKIDPRNFRLQFLIGTMLSAQTRDERMAQAALNITEYCLNTLKIAEGITLDGLLKIDEPILANLIRCVSFYTRKANFIKRTAQLLVENFDSDIPYDIEGILSLPGVGPKMGYLTLQKGWGLIAGICVDVHVHRLCKMWNWVDPIKCKTAEHTRKELQVWLPHSLWYEINTVLVGFGQLICMARGKRCDLCLANDICNARNLKLIKSSKFHQLEHRGDIAKVYSHWLDTLTNGITTERHKKK from the coding sequence ATGAGAGAGATAAGTAGGCCTAGAAAGAGAAAGCATATTGCAGTTGATGTtgaagaagtagaagtTCGGTCTAAGTACTTCAAAAAAGATGACAAAACCGTTGatttatcaaaagaaaacaaaatcaataaagatGTGCAAAATTACGATGAGGTAAATATCAACTGGATCAAGACACTGAAGCCGATAGAGTATTTTGGATGGATCGAATCAAAAACTTGTGATGATCCGAGAACTTGGGGACGGCCAATtactaaagaagaaatgatCAATGATTCTGGGGCAGAAATTCCTGAGAGTTTCTTACCCATATACAATAGGGTGAGATTAATGAGGTCCAAAGTTAACACTCCGGTAGATGCTATGGGATGTAGCATGATTCCCGTTTTAGTTTCCAATAAATGTGGTATACCCagggaaaaaattgatcCAAGGAATTTCAGGCTTCAGTTTCTTATTGGTACCATGCTTTCTGCTCAAACCAGGGACGAAAGGATGGCGCAAGCCGCTTTGAATATTACCGAATACTGCTTAAACACTTTAAAAATAGCAGAAGGTATTACTTTGGACGGGCTGCTTAAAATTGACGAACCCATATTAGCGAATCTAATTCGCTGTGTTAGCTTCTACACTAGAAAGGCCAACTTTATTAAACGAACTGCTCAATTATTGGTAGAGAATTTTGATTCGGATATACCGTATGATATAGAGGGAATTCTGTCGTTACCTGGAGTTGGCCCCAAAATGGGATACTTAACGCTGCAAAAAGGCTGGGGGCTGATTGCCGGCATATGCGTCGATGTGCATGTTCATAGGCTGTGTAAAATGTGGAATTGGGTGGACCCTATTAAGTGCAAGACTGCCGAACATACTAGAAAGGAACTACAGGTTTGGCTACCTCATTCATTGTGGTACGAAATAAACACCGTTTTGGTCGGATTTGGTCAGTTAATTTGTATGGCCAGGGGTAAGAGATGCGATTTGTGCCTAGCGAACGATATTTGCAATGCTCGCAATCTGAAGCTAATTAAGTCATCCAAATTTCATCAACTGGAGCACAGAGGAGACATTGCGAAAGTATATTCGCACTGGTTAGACACACTTACAAATGGAATTACAACAGAAAGGCACAAGAAAAAGTAG
- the NGL1 gene encoding RNA exonuclease (endonuclease~similar to YOL042W): protein MFTRRFIPVVQSTKQNIGKYIRRDARFTLLTYNMLSPSYMWPQVYTYVAEPYKNWSYRHRLLERELLNTFKADIMCLQEMTARDYEDYWHDSIGVDVNYGSKFISKTPPKYWKKPVKDMDGVSIFYNLAKFDFISSSGIYLNQLLNVFNERELKYLYNKRVTLTDGASNVIGEDSLLDVLKGKNQVCLFVSLKHKETGTIFVVLNTHLYWKYDEVKLTQCMIIMRELSKIIKQLLPGDVKGQGKVKILFTGDLNSTRDSLVVNFLQGQIVSHGDLNLINPMRPYLDRCVYDDIPKDYFVHTCYSGKLKGIFDYVWYHDSDFSLTKILTGNEVSDELLASNQLGLPNENHPSDHIPLLTEFKIL, encoded by the coding sequence ATGTTTACTCGAAGGTTTATTCCAGTTGTTCAGTCCACTAAGCAAAACATTGGTAAATATATTCGAAGAGATGCTAGGTTCACTTTATTAACATACAACATGCTCTCGCCGTCATATATGTGGCCGCAAGTGTACACCTATGTTGCAGAGCCATATAAAAACTGGAGTTATAGGCACAGACTGCTGGAGAGAGAACTTTTGAATACTTTTAAGGCGGATATTATGTGTCTCCAAGAAATGACCGCAAGAGATTATGAAGACTATTGGCACGATTCCATAGGGGTTGATGTCAATTATGGGTCCAAATTTATCTCCAAGACACCCCCAAAATACTGGAAAAAACCAGTTAAAGATATGGATGGTGTATCTATTTTCTATAATCTTGCAAAATTCGACTTTATATCGTCATCAGGGATCTACTTAAATCAGCTACTGAATGTCTTCAATGAAAGAGAACTGAAATACTTATACAATAAGAGAGTAACGTTAACTGATGGCGCTTCTAATGTTATTGGTGAAGACAGTTTATTGGATGTTTTAAAAGGCAAGAATCAGGTATGCTTATTCGTATCCTTGAAACATAAGGAGACAGGTACTATCTTTGTCGTTTTGAATACTCACCTATATTGGAAATATGACGAGGTTAAGCTAACACAATGCATGATTATAATGAGAGAGCTATCAAAGATCATTAAGCAGCTTTTACCGGGAGATGTAAAAGGTCAAGgaaaagtgaaaattttattcaCTGGCGATTTAAATTCCACGAGGGATTCGCTAGTTGTTAATTTTCTGCAAGGTCAGATAGTTAGTCATGGAGATCTTAATCTTATCAACCCAATGAGGCCGTATTTAGATCGTTGTGTCTATGATGACATACCAAAGGATTACTTTGTACATACATGCTATTCGGGGAAGTTGAAGGGCATCTTCGATTACGTATGGTACCATGATTCAGACTTTTCACTGACTAAAATTTTAACCGGCAACGAAGTATCAGATGAATTACTAGCGTCAAATCAATTAGGCTTACCCAATGAAAACCATCCTAGCGATCATATACCCCTACTAACagaattcaaaatattatga
- the GSH2 gene encoding glutathione synthase (Glutathione synthetase~similar to YOL049W) produces the protein MYQVGTNMPRSPPSKDQLNELIREVNQWAITNGLAMYPPKFEENPSNASVSPVTLYPTPIPKKCFDEAVEIQPVFNELYARITQDMAHPDSFLHKTTEALALSDSEFTGKLWSLYLATLKNSQYKKQTFRLGIFRSDYLIDKRKGAEQIKQVEFNTVSVSFAGLSEKVDRLHCYLNKANKYDPRGPYYNEQNMVISDSGYLLSKALAKAVESYKLQQSSSISSDPIVAFIVQRNERNVFDQKILELDLLEKFGTKSVRLTFDDVNDKLSIDYETGGLFIKDTKEEIAVVYYRTGYTTTDYTSEKDWEARLFLEKSFAIKAPDLLTQLSGSKKIQQLLTDESVLDKYISSSEKKDSLLKTFVKIYPLDDTKLGREGRRLALNEPSKYVLKPQREGGGNNVYKENIPDFLKSIEERHWDAYILMELIEPELNKDNIILRDDKSYNEPIISELGIYGCVLFNDEQILSNEFSGSLLRSKFNTSNEGGVAAGFGCLDSIILY, from the coding sequence ATGTACCAAGTTGGCACAAATATGCCACGCTCTCCACCCTCCAAGGATCAATTAAATGAACTGATCCGGGAAGTTAACCAATGGGCTATCACTAATGGATTAGCCATGTATCCTCCTAAATTTGAGGAGAACCCATCAAATGCATCGGTGTCACCGGTAACTCTCTATCCAACTCCAATTCCTAAGAAATGTTTTGATGAGGCCGTTGAAATACAACCTGTATTCAATGAACTATACGCCCGCATTACCCAAGATATGGCACATCCTGACTCTTTCTTGCATAAAACAACGGAGGCATTGGCTCTATCAGACTCCGAATTCACGGGCAAATTGTGGTCGTTATACCTTGCtactttaaaaaattcacaATACAAAAAGCAGACTTTTAGACTAGGTATATTCAGATCAGATTACTTAATTGATAAGAGAAAGGGTGCTGAACAGATTAAGCAAGTTGAATTCAACACAGTGTCTGTATCATTTGCAGGTCTTAGCGAGAAAGTTGATAGATTACACTGCTATTTAAATAAGGCAAATAAGTACGATCCTAGAGGACCGTACTATAATGAACAAAATATGGTCATTTCTGATTCAGGATATCTGTTGTCTAAGGCGTTGGCCAAAGCTGTTGAATCGTATAAATTACAACAAAGTTCTTCTATTTCTAGTGATCCTATTGTTGCGTTCATTGTgcaaagaaatgaaagaaatgtGTTCGATCAAAAGATCTTGGAACTGGATCTATTGGAAAAATTCGGTACCAAATCTGTTAGGTTGACGTTTGACGATGTAAACGATAAATTGTCCATTGATTATGAAACAGGAGGGCTTTTCATTAAGGAcacgaaagaagaaatagcAGTGGTTTATTACAGAACTGGTTACACAACCACTGACTACACGTCCGAGAAGGACTGGGAGGCAAGActatttcttgaaaaaagttttgCCATAAAGGCCCCAGATTTACTCACTCAGTTATCTGGttccaagaaaattcaGCAATTGTTGACAGATGAGAGTGTGTTAGACAAGTACATATCCagttctgaaaaaaaggatagtTTGTTGAAAACATTTGTCAAAATATATCCCTTAGATGATACAAAGCTGGGCAGGGAAGGCAGGAGGTTAGCCTTAAACGAGCCTTCTAAATACGTCTTAAAACCACAAAGAGAAGGCGGCGGCAACAATGtttataaagaaaatattccaGATTTTCTGAAAAGTATCGAAGAACGTCATTGGGACGCATATATTCTCATGGAGTTGATTGAACCTGAGTTGAATAAagataatattatattacGTGATGACAAATCTTATAACGAACCAATCATCAGTGAATTAGGTATTTACGGTTGCGTTCTATTCAACGACGAGCAGATTTTATCGAACGAATTTAGTGGCTCATTATTAAGATCCAAGTTTAACACTTCGAATGAAGGTGGCGTGGCAGCAGGATTCGGATGTTTGGACAGTATTATTCTGTACTAA
- the RRT8 gene encoding Rrt8p (Protein involved in spore wall assembly~similar to YOL048C), with protein sequence MKVGIELISHSQTSHGTHVNSTVLAEKTPQPLEKPSKEHSISKESNINRWLKILRRQFDIWFPETIPTMKVRYELLKKNFIKEIFNSRAFIYPFLGFYEVLTNPVYWKHILLFAVCYALIFVTIAGLFYVTLVPLLVTWAILLLGPLGVILVHIQWILQTNVLTAFVCRTLVLTHITNQIFDISLVLQDQDEFLNEVKVLPKLQKPHRKIDEPDAVRNFNTIKGSWILKIPKLLFRMLFKVSNFTSLTLLSLIPIVGPILANQLMAPKRTFTYLQRYFLLKGFSKKQAKDFQYEHYASFICFGMSAGLLELIPFFTIVTISSNTVGAAKWCSSLLKGERKKD encoded by the exons ATGAAAGTTGGAATTGAGCTTATAAGTCACAGCCAGACTTCTCACGGCACACATGTTAATTCCACGGTCCTTGCAGAAAAGACGCCACAACCTTTAGAAAAGCCGTCTAAAGAACACAGTATTTCAAAGGAAAGTAACATAAATCGTTGgctaaaaattttaagaaGACAGTTTGATATTTGGTTTCCTGAGACAATACCAACAATGAAGGTAAGATACGAATTgcttaaaaaaaactttattaaagaaattttcaacTCCAGAGCATTCATCTACCCATTTTTA GGGTTTTATGAAGTACTGACAAATCCCGTTTATTGGAAACATATTTTACTGTTTGCGGTTTGCTATGCTCTGATTTTTGTTACCATTGCTGGTCTCTTTTACGTCACGCTTGTACCACTTTTAGTGACATGGGCTATACTGTTACTAGGACCTCTTGGTGTGATATTGGTTCATATTCAATGGATTTTACAAACAAACGTCCTAACTGCTTTCGTTTGTAGGACCTTGGTGCTGACTCATATTACGAATCAGATATTTGATATATCTTTAGTGTTGCAAGATCAAGACGAATTTCTTAACGAGGTGAAGGTTTTGCCTAAACTACAAAAACCACATAGAAAAATCGATGAACCTGACGCGGTGAGAAATTTCAACACAATAAAGGGAAGTTGGATTCTCAAAATTCCCAAATTACTGTTCAGAATGCTTTTTAAAGTATCTAATTTTACCTCATTAACATTGCTGTCGCTAATTCCTATTGTAGGACCAATCTTGGCAAATCAATTAATGGCCCCAAAAAGAACCTTTACCTATTTGCAGAGGTACTTCTTACTAAAGGGGTTTAGTAAGAAACAAGCGAAAGATTTTCAGTATGAGCATTACGCAAGTTTTATATGTTTTGGTATGTCTGCGGGTCTGTTGGAGCTGATACCGTTCTTCACAATAGTCACCATATCTAGTAATACTGTTGGTGCAGCTAAATGGTGTTCCTCGCTACTAAAGGgggaaagaaagaaagactAA